The Streptomyces sp. NBC_01298 genome contains the following window.
GACGACCACGCGCTGTTCCGGCGCGGGCTGGAGATCGTCCTCGCGCAGGAGGAGGACATCCAGGTCGTCGGCGAGGCGGGAGACGGGGCGGAGGCCGTGGACAAGGCGGCGGATCTGCTGCCGGACATCGTGCTGATGGATGTGCGGATGCCGCGGCGCGGCGGGATCGAGGCGTGCACCTCGATCAAGGAGGTGGCGCCCTCCGCGAAGATCATCATGCTGACGATCAGCGACGAGGAGGCGGACCTCTACGACGCGATCAAGGCGGGGGCCACCGGGTACCTGCTGAAGGAGATCTCCACGGACGAGGTCGCGACGGCGATCCGGGCGGTGGCGGACGGGCAGTCGCAGATCAGTCCGTCGATGGCGTCGAAGCTGCTGACGGAGTTCAAGTCGATGATCCAGCGGACGGACGAGCGGCGGTTGGTGCCGGCGCCACGGCTGACGGATCGGGAGCTGGAGGTCCTGAAGCTGGTGGCCACCGGGATGAACAACCGCGACATCGCGAAGGAGTTGTTCATCTCCGAGAACACCGTGAAGAACCATGTGC
Protein-coding sequences here:
- a CDS encoding response regulator → MADSFGPVRDDNGAGCRDEDRVAEPIRVLVVDDHALFRRGLEIVLAQEEDIQVVGEAGDGAEAVDKAADLLPDIVLMDVRMPRRGGIEACTSIKEVAPSAKIIMLTISDEEADLYDAIKAGATGYLLKEISTDEVATAIRAVADGQSQISPSMASKLLTEFKSMIQRTDERRLVPAPRLTDRELEVLKLVATGMNNRDIAKELFISENTVKNHVRNILEKLQLHSRMEAVVYAMREKILEIR